A segment of the Streptomyces sp. ITFR-21 genome:
TGCTGGGCGCCGCCATCAGGAGCACTCCTCTTCCGTCAGAGCCACTGCCACACGTAGCCGAGCCGGTCCAGGTGCTGCGCCACGTGCAGTGGCACTGTGTACACCTGGCCCTCCTTGAAATCGAAGTCCGTTCCCTGTCCGATCGTGACCTTTTCGAGGTCGCAGGCAATTCGGATATTCACGGTCGTTGGAGGAATATCTACAGGGCCCTCCTCCGCGGCCTCCTCAGAGACGGTCTGGATTGTGCGGCCCTTCTCGTCGAGGGCAATCGGCTCGTCGAGGCCAGCCTTCTGCTGCGCCTGGAACATGGCGATCTCGTCCTTGCGCTTCGCCAGCTCCTCAGCGTGCAGTTCGGCCAGAATTGTCTTCTGGTTCCCGGTGTGGTCACGGGGGTTTCGCTTCGTGCGCGGATTTGTGGGCACGATCATTCTCCTAGCGAATCGAGTACTGAGTTCGGGACGGCGACGGACGTGATGCCACCGCCCCCTTACGCGAGTGGATCAGTTCGTGGCGCACTGGACGACGGCGTAGTCCGTGATGAGTCCGAGTCCCCAAATCGAGTACCAGGCCAGTGCGTGCTCACGGCCGAAGTCCAGAACACCGCCGTCGCGCAGCTCCACCGGCAGAGAGATTGCGTGGCCAGCCGCGTTGTCCCCGATGACCAGGGCACGGTAGATGGGATTCGACGGGGCGTTCGGATTCGACGGCTGGGCATTCACGGCCGGAATGGCGGGCGTTGATCCGGATGCGCTCCGGGCGGGCTGACCGCCCCAGCTCTGGGCGGTTCCCTGCGGGATGTTCGTCCCGAGCTGCGGAGTCGCGGGCGGCGTGGTGTTGCCCTGGAATACCTGTGTGGTCTCCACGAAGACCACGTCATTGAGGCGCCCGATTTCCCCCAGCATGAAATTTCCGGGCGCCGCGTACTGGGTGACGTGGATGAATTCGGGGTCGTCACGCAGTCGCCGGGACTGATGAGGATGGATGAATGCCACGTACGTTTCGCCGAGACGTGGGACATTGCGGCTGCTGAGCGTCTCGACTGCGTCTTTCACGAGCGCAGCCGTGAAGTAGAAACCCCCGTTGGTGGTCAGGGTTGCTTCGGAATCCGCGAACATCCCCCGGTCGTAGGGAGAAAGCGGAGTGCGCGGTGCGCCGGCCGACCAGGTGGCCATCTTGTCGTATCCGTAGAGGACCGACGGGGCGCCGAGAAGGGTATCGCGGCACATGGAGTCGAGGTATGTCGCCATGTTGCGTCCGAGAAGACGGGCGCCGCTCGCCATGACGTCATCGAAAGACGCGTTGAGCAAAAGCTCCGTGACCGCGATGGCGAATCCGTGTTCCGCGACGGTGATGGTGATCTGCTCAGCGGAAAGCGCGTGCGTCTCCATGCGGACGCCTTCTACGAGCTGCTGGGCGCCGTCGAGGCTGCGGTATCGCATGAACGATACGGAAAGGCCCGGAGCGGTCCCAAGCTCTGTTTTCTTCACAAAAAACTGTTCGAAGCGAAGCACCGGCATCGCCTGAAACAGAATTTCCTTCGACCAGACATGCTGAATTGCTGGTGTGAGCATGCTGGAGTTCGCCGCCTGATAGGCGGTCGGGGTGGGGGAGAGAACCGGAGTTCCCGTGATTCCGCTTGCCACGATGTACCTCTCATCCCGTCAGGGCCCCGCCGAGATGAGTGGGAATGAGAGGCGGTCTGTCTGGTTTTCTTGGTGGTCGCGGTCAGTCGAACATGCCGCGATTGTTGCTCTGGTTGGCCGCTGCTCCGAGAAGCTGCGACCGGTACTTCGCGAATTCGCTCATCGGCATGTTCTTGATGTCCTCGGCCGAAAGAGTCCGCGTGCCGGCCTCACCATCGGTGGGACCGTTGCCGGTGTAGCCAGTGGCGGCCACGCCCCGCATCTGCGACCGGGCGGCCTCCTGTGCCGACTGGACCGACTGGAAGATCTGGGAGGTCTTGTTCTTGAGCAGCTCGATCGACGCGTCCACCTCCTCCTGCGAGTTGCCGGCGATGAGGTCGACGAGTTCGGGAGCGATGTGGTCGCGTTCGGCGCCCGCCCGCTCCTGAATGTAGGCACGGAGAGCGTTGTACTCCGACTCCTTCGCGAGGGCCGCCCGCTCCTGCTCGCGCTCCTTCTGGAGTTCCGCGAACTTGCGCTCCCACTCTGAAGACCGCTCCTCCAGAAGGCGCTTCGCACTCATCTCGGATTCGGCCTTGGTCTTGGCCGCGTCCTGTTCGGCCTGCTGGCGCTGGGCCTCTTCGGCTTCCCGGGCCTGGCGGTCCTCGCGGAGCCGCTTCAGCTCCGCCTCCAGGGCCTCGCTGCGCTCGTCGACCTTGGTCAGGCGCGAGTACAGCTTGTCCTTCTCCTCCTGGCGGACGCGCTCCAGGTCGGCTGCTGTGAAGCGGGTTTCCTGCCCGGCGGACTGCGGCTTGGCCGGCTCCTGGACGGTAACCGTCCCCTCGGGGGTGACGGCGGTACCTGTCGCGGGGCCGCCCGGCGTGCCGGGGGTCGTCTCCTGCGGACCGTTGGGTGCGGGGTTTGGTGCCACGGTGGTTCACTCCAGGCTGGTGAAGCCGCCTGAACGAGTAGGAATGATTGGCGGGCAGTTCAGTCGTTTTCCGGGTTCCGTCGCTGGGCCAATTTGGTGCCCTTCGACAGCGTCACGAGTTCACTCAAAACCGATTCGGTGTCCTTGCCTTGACCCACTCCCGGTACTCCGGGAAGCGGGCCAGCGCTTGTCGCTCCTGCGTTTCCGGACCCCGAGGAGCCAGAAGCGGCAGGTGCAGGAGGCGGGCTTTCCACACCTTCCGGCGGCAATCCCGTCTTGCGCAAGATAGCTGAGGCGATTTGCGCCTTGATATATTCGAGCGCGCCGTCTTCCTTAGCCTCGGTCAGCCGCTCGTCGAAGATCTCCTGCATCTTTTCGCCGGGGAAGGTCTCCCCGAGGTCTCGTAGTGCACCGCGCTTCGATTCCAGACCCAATGCGAGCTTGGCTTGGACCTCATTGAGCTTGACCAGAACATCGACTGGGAGCGGAGGCGGCCAGTCGACTGTGGTGTTGTAGACCCCGAGGTCGCGGGGGTCGATCACGAGCGGCTGGTCGTCGGACACGCGGATGCCCTGGGTGTTCGGGTCGTAGACACGGCACTCGGGCTCGTACAGGAAGAGAGTGCGCAGGACGAGTTCGTTAATACGGCGCAGCCCGTGGGTGTAATTCGTCTGCTTGAGGCTGTAGCGCTGCATAAGCGGGAAGAACTGAATACTCAGGGCCACCCCGCTCGTGTTCGAGATCGCCTGGGCCTGGCCGAGTGCGGTCTCGGGAACACCAGTCAACTCGTGCATGGCCCGCTTGATCAGCTCCAGGTAAGCGAGAGGGCCGTTCAGGTCGACCCCGTTTTCCAGGTTGAAAACGTTCGCGTCCTTGGGCAACCCACCCCAAATTTTGCGGGCACCCTTTTCCAGATGGCTTGCCTTCGCACCGGTGATGATGGTGACGGGAGCCGCGTGGTAGTTGACGATGTCGCTGATCTCCGTGCACTTCTCGTTGTACTCACGATTCAGCGGGATCAGGTCAACGATGTCTGAGAGGCCCCACGGCGAACCGGATATCTCGATGTTCCTGATATGCACGATGGGGATGGTGCCGAGCGGATTCTCCCTGGCGTCGAGAAGCTCGTCGTTTACGTACTCCTCGATGTATTCATCCGTGATGATCTCGGTGTACGTGTAGACGGCGCGCGTGCCCTCCAGGGAAGTACCCCAAAACTTGTATTTGATCTTAAACCGGAGGAGTCGATAATCGGTCCCGGTCATGTGGGTGATATTCCGGAAAACACTGTGCAGCGTTTAGCGGAAGAATCCTCACGCGACCGGGATGCTCGTTTCCTGCCGAGTCGTACCAAGCGGGTTCGTATGCGACTTTGACGAAGCAGTCTCCTGCGACGGAGCCGTTCTCCCCCATCTGCCAGAGCGTGGACTTCTTGTCGTTGTCCACGGTCCATACCCGGTCCAGCAGGGCCGGGACGATGTGCTCGTAACGCTTCTCCGACTGGAAGTGGACGCCCCTGCCGAAGGTGAAGTTCGTGATGTACCGGCTCAACGCGCCCGTGTAGTTGATAGTGATGTTGGGCTCGCCGGCTTCGCGCTTGTACGCCCAGTGGTAGCCGAGGTACCAAGCCCAGTGATTCGAGTACCGCGTCAAGCGGGGGCCGTGGACGTCATAATTCGAACTCCTCGTCCGCCAACTCGACGAGGCCGAGCGGAGAGACACTGATGGAGAGGTCGCTGGCTGCGGCTCGCATGCTGGGGGATGCAAAGGCGATCGACATGGGCATCACCTCCTTTCCGAATGTGCGATGGACGCTCTGCGTTGTCCGGGATCAGATAAGTGCCAGTTGAGGCACCGTGGGCCCGGTCCAGGGCAGAGCCATCAGGTACATGCGCGGACTGAGTTCCTGTGTCTGGATCGCCTTCGAGGACGCGGCGGCGCCGTAGATATCGAGGGAGATTCCGACCCGCACGCTCTTGCCAGCCTCGACGGTCTCGATGAAATGGAGGTGCATGGTCTGGTCGGTTCCGTTGGCGATGAACTGATTGCGGTCCACGTAGGTGGTGGCGCCGTCGGCACGGAGCTGAATACGGGCGCGCACTGCGGCGGCGGTGGTGTCCGTCCAGCCGACCGAGATGGTGGAGTGCGCGATCAGAAGCCTTCGCTCCGTGAAGGTGGGCACCTGGTACGAGTGGACGAGCGTCGGCGTCTTGACGTTGCCGGCCAGGGAGAAGAGGGCCGTCCGCGACGTCGCCACAGCCCACGGGGCGGCGCTGAGAGCCGTGATCTGCCCCTGCATCGTGGTGATCGCGGACTGCTGTGAGGACTGGGTGCTGTTCAGCGATCCAATGGAAGCCGACGCCTCGATCAGGGAGGGGCTGAGCGGCCCCGTGGGCGCCGTAGCCCCACCGATCACGTTCTTGAGAAGCGTGTCGATGGGGTCGGCGACAGCCGCCAGGTCCACCGGGATATCCGGCGTCTTGCCCTCGGTGGGAATGGGGATCTTCCCCCATGGCGTGCTCTGGCCGGGATTTGTCATCAGTCGACCCGAGCGTAATTCCGACGCTGGCTGTGGCCTTCGCCACGGTTCACCTGCGAGTAGGACTGGGCGGGCTCGGAAGCGCCCTGCGCCATTTCCTGGATGAAGGTCGGGGCCTCCGGCCAGCTCGCGGACCCGACGTGCGCACGCTCGCGCATCGTCTCCTCCGGCGACTTCTCGAAAACGTTCATGTTGTGATTCATTCGGCCGGCGGGGGTCTGGTACCCCTGCATGACTCCCTTGCCGAACTCGTTCGGGATATCCGTGTCGGTCGAAACCCCTTCCTGGAAACGGAGGGGGCCGCGCCGCGCGGTGTTCTCTGCGTGCTTCGTCTCGTAGAAGCGGTCTGCGGACTCCTGGAATGCGGGGTCCGGGGCAAGCGGGCTGTTCGCCATGGTGTGCCTCCCGGCGATGAGACGTCTCACCAGGACGCTACGGGCGTGTTTTTGTGACCCGATAATTGCTACCAGGGGGCGTTGTGCATTTCGACCTCGGGCATGGTGAGGTCCGCCGTCAAGTACAGGGCGTTGGAGAGTGAGTCAACGTAGTCGTCGTGGGCTGCATCCACTTCGGGGGCGGCGACGATGATGTGGGGCCCCTGATAGTTCAACTCGGCGTCTTCCATCTGCTGCCTGAAATTGCGCCAGTTCTTGGTGGCCCGTGTCTTGGCGTGTGCCGGCCACACGACCAAGCCCTTGGACATGAGGTCCATCATGTGAGCCCAGCGCCTGGTCTGACTGGTTCTGTCGCTCTTGAGGTCCAGGATCTGGGCGTATGGCATCAGGACGCGCAGCCGGCTCGCAACGACGTCACCGAGACCGCCGGAGTCGATCCCGATAGCGAATACGCTGTAGTGATTCAGGAACTCCACGATCCTGTAGTACTGGGTCTCCCAGTCCATGCCCTGAAGGTCCAGCCAGTTCAGCACGCGGTGCTCGAAGTTCCCGTACTCGTCCGGGTAATCCCAGTTGACCCAGCAGACCGTGACAATGGTGGAGTCCGTTTTCCGGGCAGGGTCGATGCCGACAACGACAGGGGAGCGATGCCATTCCTGGACCGCACGCATGGACGTGTCACCGAGGGCGTCGAAACGGTCGCTCGTGACGAGCATGCCCTTGTCAAGGAGCCAGACCAGCCGGTAAGAAAGTTTGAATTCGTCGGACTCTTCGCCGAGCCGGTCCATCTCGCTCTGCACGAACTTCTTGTAACGCGGGACATGCTTCGCAACCGTCTTCCAGTCGACCTGGAAGTGATCCTGTCTGCGGCCCTTCCTGGTGGCATTCCGGCGGTTCTTCTGGATCTGCTCGTAGAACCCCGACTTCGTGTAGGTGGGGGTCCCCGTCATCACCATCAGGCCGGCGGTGCTGGCAAGCATCGGTCCGATGCTTTTGTTGAGCACCTTTTCGTCGGCGGCCTGGGCTTCATCAATGACGACGAGGTGGTATGTCTGGCCCTCGATCATGGCCTTCGGGTGTGCCGTTTGTTTCCGGATCAGGCTGCCGCAGCGCTTGAGGTGCAGAACCTTTCCGCGCGCCACCAGCTTCTCGTCGATCTCTGGATCGGCGAGTATGTCTGCCGCTCTTTCGGAGGTCAGCCGGCCGACGATACGAGAGAAGAGCGTCTCGCTCATTTCGTCGGTGGGAGCAAAGACGCCGACCCACAGTCCCTCGCGGAATTTTCCCAACAGGTCGGGAAAGACCTGCGCAAGCCTCGGCAGCATGATGGCCGCACCGGAAATGACGTCCGCGACGGTTTCCGACTTCCCGCTCTGGCGTGACCACAGCGCGGTCAGCTTCGCGGAGTCCTCAAGGATCAAGGACTCCAAGATGCGTCGGGCGAAAGGGAGTTGGTACGGCCGCAGGGGGTGCCCGCTCAGCTCGTCGATGACGATGATGATCTTGTCGATGATGTCCGAGACGAGCGCCGCGTCGGTGGTGGCGCTATCCGGCACGGCCTCTGGCTCCTCGGGCAGGCCAAGGGTCAGCTCGTGCTCGGTAGCGTCCAGCGGCGTCCCCATCCGCTGAAACTAAAGTCGGACAATATGGGACGAATAATCCTGATCACGCAACAATGCAAGGTAGCTCACTGCTACCTGTGCGTTGTCACGCTAGGGTGCCCTCATGTCTACGATGCCGACCTGGGCCGACCGCGCCCGCCGCGCCAGCACGACTGAGATCGACCTCGCGACCTTCGACGAGCGCTGGGCGAAGACTCACAGCAGCGGCGAGACCTTCCGGAAGTACCGGGGCTACGCCGACCTCTTCATGGAGTGGGCCACCCGCTACACCGACTACTCCGGCATCGACATCCTCAAGGAGGCCGGCCTGCCCGAGCTGGAGGACTACTTCGACTACCTCACCTCGGAGCACTGGGACGGCCACCCCGGGCCATGCGTCAGTGAATGTGGCTCCCTGCCGTACGAAGTGCCGAGCCTCAAGGCGAAGTACGACGCGCTCAGCAGCTATTTCGGGTACGCCATCACCCACCAGCTCCGGGGCACCAACCCCGTCAAGGGCATCAAGCTCGACCCCCGTGCCCGCAAGAAGAGGATGATCCTGCTGCCGTGGGAGATCCACGACATCGTCGCGGCGGCCCGTGAGGAGTCCATCCGGGCGGCGGTCACGACCGGGTTCTTCTTCGGTCCTGGCGTGCGCTGCGAAGAAGTCGAGCGGATCGACGTCGAGAACT
Coding sequences within it:
- a CDS encoding phage portal protein; this translates as MTGTDYRLLRFKIKYKFWGTSLEGTRAVYTYTEIITDEYIEEYVNDELLDARENPLGTIPIVHIRNIEISGSPWGLSDIVDLIPLNREYNEKCTEISDIVNYHAAPVTIITGAKASHLEKGARKIWGGLPKDANVFNLENGVDLNGPLAYLELIKRAMHELTGVPETALGQAQAISNTSGVALSIQFFPLMQRYSLKQTNYTHGLRRINELVLRTLFLYEPECRVYDPNTQGIRVSDDQPLVIDPRDLGVYNTTVDWPPPLPVDVLVKLNEVQAKLALGLESKRGALRDLGETFPGEKMQEIFDERLTEAKEDGALEYIKAQIASAILRKTGLPPEGVESPPPAPAASGSSGSGNAGATSAGPLPGVPGVGQGKDTESVLSELVTLSKGTKLAQRRNPEND
- a CDS encoding terminase large subunit domain-containing protein codes for the protein MGTPLDATEHELTLGLPEEPEAVPDSATTDAALVSDIIDKIIIVIDELSGHPLRPYQLPFARRILESLILEDSAKLTALWSRQSGKSETVADVISGAAIMLPRLAQVFPDLLGKFREGLWVGVFAPTDEMSETLFSRIVGRLTSERAADILADPEIDEKLVARGKVLHLKRCGSLIRKQTAHPKAMIEGQTYHLVVIDEAQAADEKVLNKSIGPMLASTAGLMVMTGTPTYTKSGFYEQIQKNRRNATRKGRRQDHFQVDWKTVAKHVPRYKKFVQSEMDRLGEESDEFKLSYRLVWLLDKGMLVTSDRFDALGDTSMRAVQEWHRSPVVVGIDPARKTDSTIVTVCWVNWDYPDEYGNFEHRVLNWLDLQGMDWETQYYRIVEFLNHYSVFAIGIDSGGLGDVVASRLRVLMPYAQILDLKSDRTSQTRRWAHMMDLMSKGLVVWPAHAKTRATKNWRNFRQQMEDAELNYQGPHIIVAAPEVDAAHDDYVDSLSNALYLTADLTMPEVEMHNAPW
- a CDS encoding N4-gp56 family major capsid protein; its protein translation is MASGITGTPVLSPTPTAYQAANSSMLTPAIQHVWSKEILFQAMPVLRFEQFFVKKTELGTAPGLSVSFMRYRSLDGAQQLVEGVRMETHALSAEQITITVAEHGFAIAVTELLLNASFDDVMASGARLLGRNMATYLDSMCRDTLLGAPSVLYGYDKMATWSAGAPRTPLSPYDRGMFADSEATLTTNGGFYFTAALVKDAVETLSSRNVPRLGETYVAFIHPHQSRRLRDDPEFIHVTQYAAPGNFMLGEIGRLNDVVFVETTQVFQGNTTPPATPQLGTNIPQGTAQSWGGQPARSASGSTPAIPAVNAQPSNPNAPSNPIYRALVIGDNAAGHAISLPVELRDGGVLDFGREHALAWYSIWGLGLITDYAVVQCATN
- a CDS encoding tyrosine-type recombinase/integrase, with translation MSTMPTWADRARRASTTEIDLATFDERWAKTHSSGETFRKYRGYADLFMEWATRYTDYSGIDILKEAGLPELEDYFDYLTSEHWDGHPGPCVSECGSLPYEVPSLKAKYDALSSYFGYAITHQLRGTNPVKGIKLDPRARKKRMILLPWEIHDIVAAAREESIRAAVTTGFFFGPGVRCEEVERIDVENFYQVPRGRMLRFRRKGKNRWQDIDVPRPLNPLIDELLGGRTSGPLIMSTGRRTRNKDTGALEHTRLDSSGLWRMVKKAGERCGLNVSPHDGRATSITLSLVDPAQPSVDRVMTFYDHHDLAVTLGYRNAARLPSGFHRNPYGIDWRTQAP